One window of Desulfarculus baarsii DSM 2075 genomic DNA carries:
- a CDS encoding efflux RND transporter permease subunit, producing the protein MSERANSGGTGLIEKIVRPFLQSQLAVLLIIAALCLGAAAIWATPREEEPQIVVPLADVFVQAPGASAEEVEKLVATPLERLLWQIDGVEHVYSTSMPGQAVVTVRFFVGQPREASLVKLHNKIMMNQDAAPALVKGWVVKPVEIDDAPIVTIALHSNKLDDHQLRRVAEEVMARLAETPDISRTAVIGGRPREIRVELDPKRLAGFQVTPEEAQAALAGADASLKAGRFNQADQALELTSDSFLTSPHDVAELVVGVFDNRPVYLRDVATITDGPTEAVSYTRIGFGARALRQAGRAPDDWSRPAVTIELAKKKGANAVSVADEIVARLDELRGAVLPGDVEATITRNYGHTAQAKSDELIESLIFAVLTVVALLAFTMGWREALVVAVAVPLSFALALFVNYLFGYTINRVTMFALILSLGLVVDDPITNVDNIQRHILMGRQRPLEATLAAVREVLPPVIMSTLAIIVCFTPMFFITGMMGPYMAPMAINVPLTVTFSTLWALTIVPWLSYKLLRGRSPLAGGAPIAAGAPAETTPEWVRRGYRALIEPFLDRRGLRWLLLAVILALLAGSLSLVGLRLVPLKMLPFDNKNEFQIVLDFPEGTTLERADRVCRDFEAFLATVPEVVDFSTFVGLSSPIDFNGLVRHYYLRQGGEAADIRVNLLPKDRRQQQSHEIVLRLRPALTALARRAGVNMKLVETPPGPPVLSTIVAEVRGQPGLTHDQLIAAAKKLSAMLAKEDMIVDIDDSSQQPRQRIDFVVDKEKAALHGVSAQRIIQTMRLAVSGSWPAAVHLPNERQQLMIRLTLPRPARSSMAELAETPVKSAGGQVIPLGELGVFQQLPAEQPINHKDLGRVVYVYAEAAGRSPATAILDMQSRLDAEPLGPGVSVEWAGEGEWQITLRVFRDLGLAFGAALVGIYILLVLQTGSFALPVLLMVAIPLTILGIMPGFWLLNLVGAAPVGPYENPVFFTATSMIGMIALGGIVIRNSLVLIEFIQQAMAERGLDLREAILRCGAVRFRPIVLTAATTALGAWPITLDPIFSGLAWALIFGLLASTAFTLVVVPVVYYLTQKGRQGATQR; encoded by the coding sequence ATGAGCGAACGCGCCAATTCGGGCGGAACCGGCCTGATCGAAAAAATCGTCCGGCCCTTTTTGCAATCGCAACTGGCGGTGCTGCTGATCATCGCGGCGTTGTGCCTGGGCGCGGCGGCGATCTGGGCCACGCCCCGCGAGGAGGAGCCGCAGATCGTGGTGCCCTTGGCCGATGTCTTCGTGCAAGCGCCGGGGGCCAGCGCCGAGGAGGTGGAAAAGCTGGTGGCCACGCCGCTGGAGCGCCTGCTGTGGCAGATCGACGGCGTGGAGCACGTCTATTCCACCAGCATGCCCGGCCAGGCCGTGGTCACGGTGCGCTTTTTCGTGGGCCAGCCCCGCGAGGCCTCGTTGGTCAAGCTGCACAACAAGATCATGATGAACCAGGACGCCGCGCCGGCCTTGGTCAAGGGCTGGGTGGTCAAGCCGGTGGAGATCGACGACGCGCCCATCGTCACCATCGCCCTGCATTCCAACAAGCTCGACGACCATCAACTGCGCCGCGTGGCCGAGGAGGTCATGGCCCGCCTGGCCGAGACGCCAGACATCAGTCGCACGGCGGTCATCGGCGGCCGGCCCCGGGAGATCCGCGTCGAGCTGGACCCCAAGCGCCTGGCCGGCTTCCAGGTCACGCCCGAGGAGGCGCAAGCGGCCCTGGCCGGGGCCGACGCCTCGCTCAAGGCCGGCCGCTTCAACCAGGCCGACCAGGCCCTGGAGCTGACCAGTGATTCGTTTTTGACCAGCCCCCACGACGTGGCCGAGCTGGTGGTGGGCGTCTTTGACAACCGGCCGGTGTACCTGCGCGACGTGGCCACCATCACCGACGGCCCGACCGAGGCCGTCAGCTACACGCGCATCGGCTTCGGCGCGCGGGCCTTGCGCCAGGCCGGCCGAGCGCCCGACGACTGGTCGCGTCCGGCGGTGACCATCGAGTTGGCCAAGAAAAAAGGGGCCAACGCCGTCAGCGTGGCCGATGAGATCGTCGCCCGGCTGGATGAACTGCGCGGCGCGGTCTTGCCAGGCGACGTGGAGGCCACCATCACGCGCAATTATGGCCACACCGCCCAGGCCAAGTCGGACGAGCTGATCGAATCGCTTATTTTCGCCGTGCTGACGGTGGTGGCCTTGCTGGCCTTCACCATGGGCTGGCGCGAGGCCCTGGTGGTGGCGGTGGCCGTGCCGCTGTCGTTCGCCCTGGCGCTTTTTGTAAACTATCTGTTCGGCTACACCATCAACCGGGTGACCATGTTCGCCCTGATTCTGTCGCTGGGCCTGGTGGTCGACGACCCCATCACCAACGTCGACAACATTCAGCGACATATCCTGATGGGCCGCCAGCGGCCGTTGGAGGCCACCCTCGCCGCCGTGCGCGAGGTGTTGCCGCCGGTGATCATGTCGACATTGGCCATCATCGTCTGCTTCACGCCGATGTTTTTCATCACCGGCATGATGGGCCCCTACATGGCCCCCATGGCCATCAACGTGCCGCTGACGGTGACTTTCTCCACGCTGTGGGCGCTGACGATCGTGCCGTGGCTGAGCTACAAGTTGCTGCGCGGGCGCTCGCCCCTGGCTGGCGGCGCGCCCATTGCCGCCGGAGCGCCGGCCGAGACCACGCCCGAGTGGGTGCGGCGGGGCTATCGGGCGCTGATCGAGCCATTTCTGGACCGGCGCGGGCTGCGCTGGCTGCTACTGGCGGTGATCCTGGCCCTGCTGGCCGGCAGCCTGTCACTGGTGGGTTTGCGCCTGGTGCCGCTGAAAATGCTGCCCTTTGACAACAAGAACGAGTTTCAGATCGTCCTAGACTTCCCCGAAGGCACGACCCTGGAGCGGGCCGACCGCGTCTGCCGCGATTTCGAGGCGTTTTTGGCCACCGTGCCGGAGGTCGTTGATTTCTCCACCTTCGTGGGGCTTTCGTCGCCCATCGATTTCAACGGCCTGGTGCGGCATTATTATCTGCGCCAGGGCGGCGAGGCCGCCGACATCCGCGTCAACCTGCTGCCCAAGGACCGTCGCCAGCAGCAGAGCCACGAGATCGTCCTGCGCCTGCGGCCGGCGCTGACGGCCCTGGCCCGGCGCGCCGGCGTGAACATGAAGCTGGTGGAGACGCCGCCCGGCCCGCCGGTGCTGTCGACCATCGTCGCCGAGGTGCGCGGCCAACCCGGCCTGACCCACGATCAGCTCATCGCCGCGGCCAAAAAGCTTTCGGCCATGCTGGCCAAGGAAGACATGATCGTCGATATCGACGATTCCTCGCAACAGCCGCGCCAGCGCATCGATTTTGTCGTCGACAAGGAAAAGGCCGCCCTGCACGGCGTCAGCGCCCAGCGCATCATCCAGACCATGCGCCTGGCCGTCAGCGGATCATGGCCGGCGGCCGTGCATCTGCCCAACGAACGCCAGCAGTTGATGATCCGCCTGACCCTGCCCCGCCCGGCCCGCTCCAGCATGGCCGAACTGGCCGAGACGCCGGTCAAGTCGGCTGGCGGCCAGGTCATACCCCTTGGCGAGCTGGGCGTTTTCCAGCAATTGCCGGCCGAGCAGCCCATCAACCACAAGGACCTGGGACGCGTGGTCTATGTCTACGCCGAGGCGGCCGGGCGTTCGCCGGCCACGGCCATCCTGGACATGCAATCGCGCCTGGACGCCGAGCCGCTGGGCCCCGGCGTCAGCGTGGAGTGGGCTGGCGAGGGCGAGTGGCAGATCACCTTGCGGGTCTTCCGCGATCTGGGCCTGGCCTTTGGCGCGGCGCTGGTGGGCATCTATATTTTGCTGGTGTTGCAGACTGGCTCGTTCGCCTTGCCGGTGCTGTTGATGGTGGCCATCCCGCTGACGATCCTGGGCATCATGCCCGGCTTCTGGCTACTCAACCTGGTGGGCGCGGCCCCGGTGGGGCCCTACGAAAATCCGGTGTTTTTCACCGCCACCAGCATGATCGGCATGATAGCCCTGGGCGGCATCGTCATCCGAAACTCGCTGGTGCTGATCGAGTTCATCCAGCAGGCCATGGCCGAACGCGGACTCGATCTGCGCGAAGCCATCCTGCGTTGCGGGGCCGTGCGCTTCCGACCCATCGTGCTCACCGCCGCCACCACGGCCCTGGGGGCCTGGCCCATCACCCTGGACCCGATCTTCTCGGGCCTGGCCTGGGCCCTGATCTTCGGCCTGCTGGCCTCGACGGCCTTTACGCTGGTGGTGGTGCCGGTGGTCTATTACCTCACGCAAAAAGGCCGCCAGGGCGCAACCCAACGCTGA
- a CDS encoding cupin domain-containing protein, with protein MDPKDNRESAVIDEQCAPSRAGGQEEFLRGVEKVAGLGVSQVDDAPLARRIQALRQAGGLDLADVSQRTGLSEGELTAIEEGRLSPPLGVLMKLAKALGSEMGTLIAGGAQAAHAVVRASQRQPISRRAGDADTSYGYSYEHLAAAKANRAMEPFVVTLHPHAEAKPASQHDGQEFIFVLEGSMEAVVGEVREVLEPGDSIYYDSGAPHYVRALGDQPARILAVLTSK; from the coding sequence ATGGATCCCAAAGACAACCGCGAATCAGCCGTGATCGATGAACAATGCGCCCCGTCGCGGGCCGGCGGCCAAGAGGAATTTCTGCGCGGCGTCGAGAAGGTGGCCGGCCTTGGCGTCAGCCAGGTCGACGACGCGCCCCTTGCCCGACGCATCCAGGCATTGCGCCAGGCCGGCGGCCTGGATTTGGCCGACGTCTCGCAACGCACGGGCCTGTCCGAAGGCGAGCTGACGGCCATCGAGGAGGGCCGGCTCAGCCCGCCGCTGGGCGTTTTGATGAAGCTGGCCAAGGCCTTGGGCTCGGAGATGGGCACGCTCATCGCCGGCGGGGCCCAGGCGGCCCACGCCGTGGTGCGGGCCAGCCAGCGTCAGCCGATCAGCCGCCGCGCCGGCGACGCCGACACCTCTTATGGCTACTCCTACGAGCATCTGGCCGCAGCCAAGGCCAACCGGGCCATGGAGCCCTTCGTGGTCACGCTCCATCCCCACGCCGAGGCCAAACCCGCCTCGCAGCATGACGGCCAGGAGTTCATCTTCGTGCTGGAGGGCAGCATGGAGGCCGTGGTCGGCGAGGTGCGCGAAGTCTTGGAGCCGGGCGATTCGATCTACTACGACTCGGGCGCGCCCCACTACGTGCGGGCGCTGGGCGATCAACCGGCGCGCATCCTGGCGGTGCTCACCAGCAAATAG
- a CDS encoding 2-oxoacid:acceptor oxidoreductase family protein produces MYFDCIIAGFGGQGVMLMGNMLAYAAMEAGKHVTYMPVYGVEMRGGTANCTVVVSERPVGSPIIHEPLTAAVMNRPSAEKFGPRVKKQGHLLVNSSLVEEEHVSSRAKNVTFVPTMELAKEVGNPRLGNMVMLGALVQVSKVLEVRDVIKALPKALDPRYHGMIPINTDALKRGAGFMLETLGKK; encoded by the coding sequence ATGTATTTTGACTGCATAATCGCCGGGTTCGGCGGCCAGGGCGTGATGCTCATGGGCAACATGCTGGCCTACGCCGCCATGGAGGCCGGCAAACACGTGACCTACATGCCCGTCTATGGCGTGGAGATGCGCGGCGGCACGGCCAACTGCACGGTGGTCGTCAGCGAGCGCCCGGTGGGCTCGCCGATCATCCACGAGCCGCTGACCGCCGCGGTGATGAACCGGCCCTCGGCCGAAAAATTCGGGCCACGTGTCAAGAAACAAGGCCATCTGCTTGTAAACTCCAGCCTTGTCGAGGAAGAACACGTCAGCTCGCGGGCCAAAAACGTCACCTTCGTGCCCACCATGGAACTGGCCAAGGAGGTGGGCAACCCCCGCCTGGGCAACATGGTCATGCTGGGCGCGCTGGTGCAGGTCAGCAAGGTCTTGGAGGTGCGCGACGTCATCAAGGCCCTGCCCAAGGCCCTTGATCCGCGTTATCACGGCATGATTCCCATCAACACCGACGCCCTCAAGCGCGGCGCCGGCTTTATGCTGGAGACTTTGGGCAAAAAGTGA
- a CDS encoding thiamine pyrophosphate-dependent enzyme produces MQQVFDRPQSLKDVATHFCPGCHHGVIHRLVAEQLDAFGLRGKTIGVASVGCSVFLYDYFDVDVVEAPHGRAAAVATGVKRARPENFVFTYQGDGDLAAIGTAEIVHAANRGENICVVFVNNAVFGMTGGQMAPTTLEGQVTTTSPYGRSAADAGLPIRMSEMLATLEGAAFVARVAVNNIKNLQQAKKALHRAFEYQVNRWGFSFVEFLSACPTNWKMTPQQANKRVGEEMADYFPLAVFKDRQAL; encoded by the coding sequence TTGCAACAGGTCTTTGACCGGCCCCAGTCCCTCAAGGACGTGGCCACCCATTTTTGCCCCGGTTGCCACCACGGCGTGATCCACCGCCTGGTGGCCGAGCAACTCGACGCCTTCGGCCTGCGCGGCAAGACCATCGGCGTGGCCAGCGTGGGCTGTTCGGTGTTTTTGTACGACTACTTCGACGTCGACGTGGTCGAGGCCCCCCACGGCCGGGCCGCTGCCGTGGCCACCGGCGTCAAGCGCGCCCGGCCCGAAAACTTCGTTTTCACCTACCAGGGCGACGGCGACCTGGCGGCCATAGGCACCGCCGAGATCGTCCACGCGGCCAACCGCGGAGAAAACATCTGCGTGGTTTTCGTCAACAACGCCGTCTTTGGCATGACCGGCGGCCAGATGGCCCCGACAACCCTGGAAGGCCAGGTCACCACCACCTCGCCCTATGGCCGCAGCGCCGCCGACGCCGGCCTGCCCATCCGCATGAGCGAGATGCTGGCCACCCTGGAAGGCGCGGCCTTCGTGGCCAGGGTGGCGGTCAACAACATCAAGAACTTGCAGCAGGCCAAAAAGGCCTTGCACCGGGCCTTCGAATACCAGGTGAACAGATGGGGCTTTTCGTTCGTCGAGTTTCTCTCGGCCTGCCCCACCAACTGGAAGATGACGCCCCAGCAGGCCAACAAGCGGGTCGGCGAGGAAATGGCCGATTACTTCCCCTTGGCCGTTTTCAAAGACCGCCAGGCGCTCTAA
- a CDS encoding 3-methyl-2-oxobutanoate dehydrogenase subunit VorB, giving the protein MARRVLIKGNEAIAMGAIEAGCRFYFGYPITPQNDIPEYMSATLPKVGGVFLQAESEVASINMLLGASATGARAMTSSSSPGISLKQEGISYLAGSEIPAVVVNMSRSGPGLGGIHPSQGDYFQATRGGGHGDYRTLVLAPSTAQENYDLTILAFDLADRYRNPVVILGDALIGQIKEPVELKPYHKKPPQKDWALTGNEGRPQRILKSLYLADGELTEQNWKLAKKYARMAKEVRFEEYLTDDAEMIVAAFGSVARILKTSIDILREKGRKIGLLRPITLYPFPSAAVRRAAEKSGHLMVVELNTGQMVEDVRLAVEGVAPVDFYGRPPGSIPTPDELAHEVDKAWKKRRA; this is encoded by the coding sequence ATGGCGCGGCGAGTGCTAATCAAGGGCAACGAGGCCATAGCCATGGGCGCCATCGAAGCGGGCTGTCGCTTCTATTTCGGCTATCCCATCACGCCTCAGAACGACATCCCCGAATACATGAGCGCCACCCTGCCCAAGGTGGGCGGCGTGTTTTTGCAGGCCGAGAGCGAAGTGGCCTCGATCAACATGCTGCTGGGGGCCTCGGCCACCGGCGCACGGGCCATGACCAGCAGCTCCAGCCCAGGCATCAGCCTCAAGCAGGAGGGCATCAGCTACCTGGCCGGCTCGGAGATTCCGGCGGTGGTGGTCAACATGAGCCGCAGCGGCCCCGGCCTGGGCGGCATCCATCCCTCCCAGGGCGACTATTTCCAGGCCACCCGCGGCGGCGGCCACGGCGACTATCGCACCCTGGTGCTGGCCCCGTCCACGGCCCAGGAAAACTACGATCTGACGATCCTGGCCTTTGATCTGGCCGACAGGTATCGCAATCCCGTGGTCATTTTGGGTGACGCGCTGATCGGCCAGATCAAGGAGCCGGTGGAGCTGAAGCCCTATCACAAAAAGCCGCCCCAAAAAGACTGGGCCCTGACCGGCAACGAGGGCCGCCCTCAGCGCATCCTCAAGTCGCTCTATCTGGCCGACGGCGAGCTGACCGAGCAGAACTGGAAGCTGGCCAAAAAATATGCGCGCATGGCCAAGGAAGTGCGTTTCGAGGAATACCTGACCGACGACGCCGAGATGATCGTGGCGGCGTTTGGCTCGGTGGCGCGCATCCTCAAGACCTCCATCGACATTCTGCGCGAAAAAGGCCGCAAGATCGGCTTGTTGCGCCCGATCACCCTCTATCCTTTCCCCAGCGCCGCCGTGCGCCGCGCCGCCGAGAAGAGCGGCCATCTGATGGTGGTGGAGCTGAACACCGGCCAGATGGTCGAGGACGTGCGCCTGGCCGTGGAGGGCGTGGCCCCGGTTGATTTCTACGGCCGTCCGCCGGGGTCGATCCCCACCCCCGACGAGTTGGCCCACGAGGTGGACAAAGCCTGGAAAAAGAGGAGGGCCTAA
- a CDS encoding 4Fe-4S dicluster domain-containing protein gives MAKVTIISERCKGCGLCVEACPRGCLRLGQDINAKGYNYVEFSDDGDKPCTGCAFCAQLCPDVALRVFKQERG, from the coding sequence ATGGCAAAGGTGACGATCATCAGCGAGCGCTGTAAAGGCTGCGGCCTGTGCGTGGAGGCCTGCCCGCGGGGCTGTCTGCGCCTGGGCCAGGACATCAACGCCAAGGGCTACAACTACGTGGAGTTTAGCGACGACGGCGACAAGCCCTGCACGGGTTGCGCCTTCTGCGCCCAGCTCTGCCCGGACGTGGCCCTGCGGGTCTTCAAGCAGGAGCGAGGCTAA
- the fabD gene encoding ACP S-malonyltransferase has protein sequence MAKLAVVFPGQGSQFVGMGQAFFDSSAVARDIFAQAEAASGLPLAKLCFEGPMDELTRTVNLQPAVTAVNLACWAALVEAGARPDVVAGHSLGEYAALAAAGVISAGRCLELVSLRGRLMDRDAQANPGAMAAIMGATPQQAAELCAAVDGMVQPANYNTPQQTVITGAKDAVAVASAKAKEMGWKALPLKVSGAWHSPLMAQAAQDMARAIADTAFAEPACPVIPNASGAPAAAAEELRGHLTAQLTAPVRWVQTVEAMLAMGVTVFIEAGPKNVLAGLINKTAPQGSVTVHNVQDPDGLRAALGALK, from the coding sequence ATGGCGAAACTAGCAGTGGTGTTCCCTGGCCAGGGCTCCCAGTTCGTGGGCATGGGCCAGGCGTTTTTTGATTCATCGGCCGTGGCCAGGGATATTTTCGCCCAGGCCGAGGCGGCCAGCGGCCTGCCCTTGGCCAAGCTGTGCTTCGAGGGGCCCATGGATGAGCTGACCCGCACGGTCAACCTGCAACCGGCGGTGACGGCGGTCAACCTGGCCTGCTGGGCCGCTTTGGTCGAGGCCGGCGCGCGGCCCGACGTGGTGGCCGGCCACAGCCTGGGCGAATACGCGGCCCTGGCCGCGGCGGGGGTGATCTCGGCCGGGCGCTGTCTGGAGCTGGTGAGCCTGCGCGGCCGCCTGATGGACCGCGACGCCCAGGCCAATCCCGGGGCCATGGCCGCGATCATGGGCGCCACGCCTCAGCAGGCCGCCGAGCTGTGCGCGGCGGTGGATGGCATGGTCCAGCCGGCCAACTACAACACCCCCCAGCAGACGGTGATCACCGGGGCCAAGGACGCCGTGGCCGTCGCCTCGGCCAAGGCCAAGGAAATGGGTTGGAAGGCCCTGCCCCTGAAGGTCTCGGGCGCTTGGCACAGCCCATTGATGGCCCAGGCGGCCCAGGACATGGCCCGGGCCATCGCCGATACGGCCTTTGCCGAGCCCGCCTGCCCGGTGATCCCCAACGCCAGCGGCGCGCCCGCCGCCGCGGCCGAGGAGCTCAGGGGCCATTTGACGGCCCAACTCACCGCGCCGGTGCGTTGGGTGCAGACGGTCGAGGCCATGCTGGCCATGGGGGTGACGGTTTTCATCGAGGCCGGGCCCAAGAACGTCTTGGCCGGATTGATCAACAAGACCGCCCCGCAAGGTTCCGTGACGGTCCACAACGTGCAAGATCCCGACGGGTTGCGAGCGGCCCTCGGGGCCTTAAAATGA
- a CDS encoding metal-dependent transcriptional regulator, with protein sequence MVQQEQNNLSSNLEDYLEAIYHLQADKKVARAKDIADRMGVSRASVTGALKALAEKGLINYEPYSYTTLTNAGEDVAGKIVERHAVLKDFFQHILMLSSNSAEENACRVEHAMDDEAMDRLVQFLGFLRTCPRSGEDWLKNFRRFCGRSEIAVSPAQVDDCRACLEKCTDELTDDGGCS encoded by the coding sequence ATGGTTCAACAGGAACAAAACAATCTTTCGTCCAACTTGGAAGACTACCTCGAGGCCATCTATCACCTGCAGGCCGACAAGAAGGTGGCCCGCGCCAAGGACATCGCCGACCGCATGGGCGTTTCGCGCGCCTCGGTGACCGGTGCGCTCAAGGCCTTGGCCGAAAAGGGCCTGATCAACTACGAGCCCTACAGCTACACCACCCTGACCAACGCCGGCGAGGATGTCGCGGGCAAGATCGTCGAGCGCCACGCGGTGCTCAAGGACTTTTTCCAGCACATCCTCATGCTGTCCTCCAACTCCGCCGAGGAAAACGCCTGTCGCGTCGAACACGCCATGGACGACGAGGCCATGGACCGCCTGGTGCAGTTTCTGGGCTTTTTGCGCACCTGCCCGCGCTCTGGCGAGGACTGGCTGAAGAATTTCCGCCGCTTTTGCGGGCGCTCGGAGATCGCGGTCAGCCCGGCCCAGGTCGACGACTGCCGGGCCTGCCTGGAAAAATGCACCGACGAGCTGACCGACGACGGAGGCTGTAGTTAG
- a CDS encoding methyltransferase domain-containing protein gives MGLFRRKTPLDAADNAQFIDLAYHIILGRAPDAEGRKHHLARLDSGQVSRDGVIYTFATSDEFKHRVRILYDPTDILFDFVELDDGSAFEKHVQSQPFEGAQLCELVNPRRWLEDGWRAYQREMTIIPMSLSDMHRKGWEWTQTIYGLDLLGALGPERRCLGVGAGHEPVAYWLANKTGEVIATDLYEGSWAVDGSREGDPTVLDDPKKYAPFPYREDRLRFMRMDGTKLDFPDESFDVVFSISSIEHFGGHEASARSMAEIGRVLKPGGVAAIATECIVNDSNHQEFFRIEELERYIVAPSGLKLIQKPTFRLPRKAIERPTIMPDEQTHTPHMALKAGNVVYTSVLFFFQKY, from the coding sequence ATGGGCCTGTTTCGCCGCAAAACGCCGCTGGACGCCGCCGACAACGCCCAGTTCATCGATCTGGCCTATCACATCATCCTGGGCCGCGCGCCCGACGCCGAAGGCCGCAAGCATCACTTGGCCAGGCTGGATTCCGGCCAGGTCAGCCGCGATGGCGTTATCTACACCTTCGCCACATCGGATGAGTTCAAGCATCGCGTCAGGATTCTATACGATCCAACCGATATTCTTTTTGATTTTGTCGAACTTGACGACGGCTCGGCCTTTGAAAAGCACGTCCAATCACAGCCTTTCGAGGGCGCGCAGCTCTGCGAACTGGTCAACCCGCGGCGCTGGCTGGAGGATGGATGGCGGGCCTATCAGCGGGAGATGACCATCATTCCCATGAGCCTTTCCGACATGCACCGCAAGGGTTGGGAGTGGACCCAGACCATCTATGGCCTGGATTTGCTGGGCGCGCTGGGGCCCGAACGGCGCTGCCTGGGCGTGGGCGCCGGTCACGAGCCGGTGGCCTATTGGCTGGCCAACAAAACCGGCGAGGTCATCGCCACCGACCTATATGAAGGATCCTGGGCCGTCGACGGCAGCCGCGAGGGCGACCCCACCGTGCTCGACGACCCCAAAAAATACGCGCCCTTCCCCTACCGCGAGGATCGGCTGCGCTTCATGCGCATGGACGGAACCAAGCTGGACTTCCCGGACGAGTCCTTCGACGTGGTGTTTTCCATCTCCAGCATCGAGCATTTCGGCGGCCACGAGGCCTCGGCCCGCTCCATGGCCGAAATCGGCCGGGTGTTGAAGCCCGGCGGCGTGGCGGCCATCGCCACCGAGTGCATTGTCAACGATTCCAACCATCAGGAATTCTTCCGCATCGAGGAGCTGGAGCGCTACATCGTGGCCCCTTCGGGCCTCAAGCTGATCCAAAAACCGACCTTCCGCCTGCCGCGCAAGGCCATCGAGCGACCCACGATCATGCCGGACGAACAAACGCACACGCCGCACATGGCGCTCAAGGCGGGCAACGTGGTCTACACTTCCGTCTTGTTCTTTTTTCAAAAATATTGA
- the lptC gene encoding LPS export ABC transporter periplasmic protein LptC, whose amino-acid sequence MRRSQLIIIATLSAIILGVAVAVFVHEPARLPVFDDEGGSPLLAADGQPRMRGVTYTHVENGVRKWSLTASGAKQNPEAESFTLADVRLEFFPKGGGKVTIRGNTGRYERGKRTIMLEGDVVATTHDGIRLVTDNLAYNDVDQTVDTDAPVHISGVDFDLKAKGMRVFVPQDKVVFKKDVVSNFIPSGEGPPPGVTMD is encoded by the coding sequence TTGAGACGTTCTCAATTGATCATCATCGCCACCTTGTCGGCGATAATCCTGGGCGTGGCCGTGGCCGTTTTCGTGCACGAGCCGGCCCGCTTGCCGGTGTTCGACGATGAAGGCGGTTCGCCGCTTCTGGCCGCCGACGGCCAGCCGCGCATGCGCGGAGTGACCTACACCCACGTGGAAAACGGCGTGCGCAAATGGTCCCTGACCGCCTCGGGCGCCAAGCAGAACCCCGAAGCGGAAAGCTTCACCCTGGCCGACGTGCGTTTGGAGTTCTTTCCCAAGGGCGGCGGCAAGGTGACCATTCGCGGCAACACCGGCCGCTACGAGCGCGGCAAGCGGACGATCATGCTCGAGGGCGACGTGGTGGCCACCACCCACGACGGCATCCGCCTGGTCACCGACAACCTGGCCTACAACGACGTGGACCAGACCGTCGACACCGACGCGCCGGTGCACATCAGCGGAGTTGATTTCGACCTCAAGGCCAAGGGCATGCGCGTGTTCGTGCCCCAAGACAAAGTCGTGTTCAAAAAAGACGTCGTGTCCAACTTCATCCCGTCGGGCGAGGGACCGCCGCCCGGAGTGACGATGGATTGA
- the lptA gene encoding lipopolysaccharide transport periplasmic protein LptA codes for MKRLTIAATLFVFCLFAAGAALAAELVASDKPINVDADSLEVDNKNNVAHFIGKVTAKQGDVNIVCDQLDVYYDNTDKPRQEAPAQASGESALGLGGGDGRVTKVVALGHVRVTQKDRVAVGRKGTYWAGARKLLMEGNATVWQGKNQVAGEKITVFLDQDRALVHGQPGKRVSVTIVPDKKK; via the coding sequence ATGAAGCGCCTGACTATCGCCGCCACCCTTTTCGTTTTTTGCCTTTTCGCGGCCGGCGCGGCCCTGGCGGCCGAACTGGTGGCCAGCGACAAGCCGATCAACGTCGACGCCGACAGCCTGGAAGTGGACAACAAAAACAACGTGGCCCACTTCATAGGCAAAGTCACCGCCAAGCAAGGTGACGTGAACATCGTCTGCGACCAACTCGATGTCTATTACGACAACACCGACAAGCCCCGGCAAGAGGCCCCGGCCCAGGCCAGCGGCGAATCGGCTCTGGGCCTGGGCGGCGGCGACGGCCGGGTGACCAAGGTGGTGGCCCTGGGCCACGTGCGCGTGACCCAGAAAGACCGCGTGGCCGTGGGTCGCAAGGGCACCTATTGGGCCGGCGCGCGCAAGCTGCTGATGGAAGGCAACGCCACCGTCTGGCAGGGCAAAAATCAAGTCGCCGGCGAAAAGATCACCGTGTTTTTGGATCAGGACCGAGCCCTGGTGCATGGCCAACCCGGCAAGCGCGTCTCGGTGACCATCGTGCCAGACAAAAAGAAATAG